The window CAGAGGACAAGCATCATGCAATATCGATCGTTAGGCGTAATTTCAGCTGTATTGATCAGTTTAGTGTGTATGGGAAGTGTACTAGCCGCAGGTGACATGACAAAGCAAAAGCCTATTGAACTGAAAGTTTCATTAGGTAATGACAAGAATGCCATGCGTTTTTTCCCTGATAAACTTGAATTTGAAACCGGTAAACTCTACAAGCTTATTTTGCATAATGAAGGGAAAGAGAAGCACTACTTTAGTTCCGAAGGCTTGGCTCAGGCAGTATTTACACGTAAAACGCAAGTGGTGAGTGCAGACGGTAAAGTAATTGCAGAGATAAAAGGAACTGTGCGAGAAATTGAAGTTTATCCCGGTGGTACTGCTGAATGGTGGTTCGTACCTGTAAAAGCGACAGAAATTAAAGATCTTAAATGTACTATCAAAGGGCATGCCGAGGCGGGAATGACAGGGTTAATCACGATTAAATAGAAAATTGTGATTAATGAAATAAAGGTGGGATTATGATAAAGGTCTTTATTAAACATAAGGTAGAGAATGCCTCAAAATGGAGAGTTGCCTTTGATGACTTTTTAAAACAAAGACAATCTGCAGGTGAATTATCGTATAGCGTCGGGCATGTTCCAAACGAACTGAATGTTATTTGTTTAATATTTGAATGGGATACGGTTGATATGCCAGTGTGTTTTTAAGTCTCAGGAATTAAAAGAGGCGATGCAGGCAGCAACGGTAATAGAAGAGCCAGAAATATTTATTTTTGAGGTGACGTCAGAAGAAAGAACGAATACCTAATACATTTTAAATGTGAAAAATAGTATTTTAGGTAAGAGGTTTGGCGTGTTATTAATTATTAATGGTATATTTTAACAAGGAAAAACCCGAACCGAAGTCCGGGCTAAAGTCCACTCAGACTTTTATTATGCGAGCACTTCTATTTGACCTTTAATGATCTCAGAGTGTGTGCCAAATACTGCTTGATAGTTATCACCTTTTGCGAATACACCTGCCGCACCGAGTGCTTTTAAGCGTGGAATATCGACTTTTGAACTATCGAATACCGTTACACGTAAGCGTGTAATACAAGCTTCTAAGTCTTTGATATTCTCTTTACCGCCAAATGCCATTGCGATGTCTTGCGCTAAACCATCTTTAGATGTATTTACAGCAACGCTCATTTCTTCTTTATCTTCACGTCCTGGTGTTTTTAAATCTAACGCTTTAATCAAAGTAACGAAAACTAAGAAATAAATAACAGCGTAAACAAGACCGATAACAGGGAGTAACCAGCCATTGGTTGATTGACCGAAAAGCAGCGTGAAGTCGAATAAACCGTGGCTGAATGTTGTACCGTGCTTAATGCCAAGCAGAATCATTACAACGAATGCAGAACCGGCTAACAGTGCGTGTGCAACATAAAGAACAGGTGCTACAAACAAGAAAGCAAATTCAATTGGTTCGGTAATACCCGTTAAGAATGATGTTAGTGCCGCAGAGCCTAGAATTGACGCGACCATTAACTTATTTTCTTTTTTAGCCGTTACATACATTGCAAGACAAGCAGCTGGTAAGCCAAACATCTTAAACATGTAACCACCGGCTAGATTACCAGCTGTAGGGTCACCCGCAAGGTAACGAGGAATTTCACCTTTAACCACTTCACCAGCAGCTGTAGTAAATTCGCCAACTTCGTAGAAGAAAGGAGCGTTCCAAATATGGTGTAAACCGAAAGGAATTAAAGAACGTTCAACGATACCATAGATACCAAATGCGACTTCTGGTGATTGGTAAGCAGCCCATTCAGAGAACGCTGCGATACCTGCACCAATTGGTTGCCATATTAATGCTAAAGCAGCTGCAACAACACATGCCGCTAAAGACGTCACAATGGGAACAAAGCGTTTGCCACCAAAGAAACCAAGATAAGTGGGTAGTTTAATGTCATGGTATTTATTAAAGAGTTGCGCTGCCACTAACCCCATAATAACGCCGCCAAATACACCTGTATCAGTGCCTTCAGCGACAACACCCAATACACGTGTCATGGTTAAATAACCTAATGTTGCTGCAAGTGCTGCAACACCATCATTTTTAGTAAATCCAAGTGCAACACCAATGGCAAATAGCAATGCCATATTCGCGAATACACCTAGACCTGCTTCTGTCATTATTTGCGCGACAATATCAGGTAAGAATTTTGCGACTTCCGAGTTGCCGCCAATTCCAAGTAAGATACCCGCTGCTGGCATACAGGCGACTGGCAGCATAAGGCTGCGACCCATTTTTTGCATTGTACTGAATATGTTCATTTGAACTCCATCCATTATGAACGTAGGAAGTATATCTAGAAAACTAGATGATTAATTGTTTGTTTATTAAAAGGTAAAATTAGTTATTGCTCATTAAGGCGTGAGCAATAATAGATGCAAATTAGACTGTTCCTTATATTAATAAATCCTATTTATTAATATTTCGTTGTTTTAGCTTGTATTAAGTTTCTTGTGCTAATTGCTTTTATTGTTATTTGGTTTTATTTTTCGTTTTCAATGGAATCTATATTACGGGGGTTTTATTTTTATTTACGAGTTGAACGTCACATCGGACGTAAAGAAGCGTAACGAAAAGTAACATCTAATGGCGTCAGTGTAACCACTGTGTAACGTGCATACCGTTTATTATTTGCAGCGTTAGGTTTTGATAAGTTTATTATGAATAATCGTTACCTAGCCTTACATTCTGTTTTGAACATCATATGGCTTAAGTCATGTCAAAAAGGTATTGGGCAACCCCCACCTTTGCTTAAAAGACAGAAGCTATTTGTTCATAAGTATATCTGATTACCATCGAGCCTCAGCTAGTTTAAGCAACGGCTCAGGCATCGGTGCTGTCTGGATACTTGAATAAATGAGCTGTTCGAGCATTTTTTCAAGGTTGAAGCGTCTATTGAACTTAAAGCAAAATTCTCCAAGATAACGAGGTAAATGTTTTTTGTTTATTGCATGGTAAGTACTGTGCATTGAATTTTTCACATTACTAATCATAGTGTTGACCCATTGAAAGTAAGGTAATTCTACGCAATAAGCACCGCCACCTGTTACGATAGCGAGGTGAAAAACATCCGCTTGTTCAACCCCCTTAAAGCAAGCCAAACCATCAGAAATAACGAGAGATTTAGGTGTAAGATGAGCTTTCGCCCAGCCCGTTAGCTCTTTGATTTTGAAACCTGTAACGACACTAAATCGCATGTTAATTGGGTGACCTTCTTCGTTCATTGATACCGTGGCACCCGAGAGCGCTTTCCTTTAGCCCCACGCCCTCGGGTGCCACGGTGGACACCTCCCCAATAAACATCGTCCAGTTGAATGTAACCATTCAATGGTGTTTCATCATCTCGCTCTTTCATGGCTTGCATCAATTTATGCTTCATACGCCATGCCGCATTATAGGAAATGCCAAGCTGGCGAGACAGCTCTAATGCAGAAATACCATTTTTCTCTTGAGTGATGAGGTAAATAGCTAAAAACCATATGTTTAGTGGCAATTTTGAAGCGGAAAACAAGGTGCCAGACGTAAGTGAGCCTTGATGATGACACTGGTTACATTGATAAAGTTGTCTTGATTTCAACTCACAATACTTATCACAGCCACAATACTCACATAGGTAACCAGTAGGCCATCGCATATCAAACAGTAGTTTTCGACATTGTTCTTCAGTACCAAGTTGTGAAATAATCCATGTATTGAAATACTTTTTTGAAATTGAACTTTGTTTTTAACCATGATCACCACCTCATTTTTTATTTCATTTTAAGTGTAGTTATTTGGCGGAATTTGAGTGGTAATCAGGTAGAATTTAGTTCGCAATTTTAAATGCTTGGCGAAGCTGCGTTAAATAATCTTCATCTCTGCACATGATTTTGCCTGGTTCATCAGAGATTTTAGCCACTGGTCGACCTTCACATTGCGTTAGTTTTAGCACAACATTTAATGTTTCAACACCCGGTAAATCACACGTTAATTGAGTGCCAATCCCAAAGCTGACGTTAATACGTGAAGCAAAGTGTTTGTAAATGTTTAATGCTTTATCCAATGTTAAGCTATCTGAAAAGATTAAAGATTTTGTCCTTAAATCAATGTCCAAAGATTCATAATGCTTAATGGCTTTTTCACCCCAAGTGATTGGGTCGCCGCTATCGTGGCGTAACCCGACGAAACGTTCAGATAACTCTGAGTTAAAATCACGTAAAAACGCGTCGGTATTAATGCAATCGGTTAGGGCAATACCTAACGAATCTGGGTACTCTTGTAGCCATCGGTTTAATGCTAACTGTTGTGAATCGGCAAGTTCACCGGTTAATTGTTGGTGAGCTTGAAACCATTCATGTGCTTGTGTACCAAAGGGGGTTAAATTTCGTGTTCGAGCCAAATGGTAGTTTGATGTTCCTTTAAACTCAGGTACGTTTGCCGCTAAATAATCGACAACTTTGTGGTGCACATCTTTAGAGAAACGTCGACGGCTACCAAAATCAATTAGATCAAATTGACTTAAATCCGTGGCTGTTTGTGTTGCACTATCTACCGTTTTAGCATTTAGGTAAAAACGTTCGATCTTAGTTTTAAGCTGTGCAATTGCGTCATCTGCGGTGGAGTGTGGGTAACAAATGGATGAACGTATTTCGCAAATGATAGCAAGTAATGGGACTTCCCATAAAATGATATCAATCCACTTACCCTTAATCTTGATTGAAAGCTGATCGCCTGAACCATCTACCGTTACTTGTTCACTGTTGAGTGAAAAGTCTTTTAAATAAGTAAGGTAGTCTTTCTTGAAGAAAGAGAGTGATGCAAGGTAATCTAACTCTTCTTGTGCAAATGACAATGTTGAGATGTGTTGAATTTGTGCTTGAATTGCCTTGGCGTAGGGACGGAGGTCTTCTTTGCTTCGGCAATGAAATTCAGCAACGGCTTCTACGTGTGGATATTGATGATAAATCGCTTGCTGCATGTGCAGCTTATACGCATCGGTATCAAGTAGGGAGTCAATAATCCCAATGAGTTTTGTGTGATTCATATCTAATGCTGCTGTTTAATGCAATCCGGAAATTTTACATTATTTTGAGCCTGATTTGATATGAAATATGAAAAATAAATGCAATATCAGTTTATAAAAAAGAATCGAGGGTGCGTTCAGTTATTATTTGAGCAATAACTTTGAGGTAGCTTGGGTATAAGCCTTTATTTTTAGATGAATTATTACGCACTGAAGCGACAAAAGCATGGGTTTACGAGTATAGTTGACATTAATTATTGTTTGATTGCCATAAAGGCAGAATAATAATGACAGGCGTCAGTCGTTTAGAATGAGGACTTCTTGTTCTAGCGGATAACAAAGGAATAAAAAGAATGAGCGAATTATCGACACAAACAGCAAGCCCTAAAGCAAAGTACCGTGCAGATTACATAAAGCCAGACTATACAATTACCGATATTGATTTTGAATTTGACCTGTATGATACAGCAACCCACATTGTTGCAGTCAGCAAGGTTGTTCGCCAAGTCGAAACCGATGCGGCGTTAGTCTTAAATGGTGATGGGTTAGAGTTAGTTCGCGTAGAAGTTAATGGTACGGCATGGTCTGATTATGATGTGTCAGAGTCATCATTAACGCTACGTAGTTTGCCTGCAAGTTTTGATCTGACAATCGAAACATTAGTTAATCCAGAAGCTAATACATTGCTTGAAGGTTTGTATAAATCGGGTGGTGGTTTTTGTACTCAGTGTGAAGCTGAGGGTTTCCGTCGAATTACTTTTTATCTTGATCGCCCTGATGTACTTGCTCGTTTCACCACAAAAGTGATTGCCGATAAAACAAGCTTCCCTTATTTATTAAGTAACGGTAACCGTGTTGCTGAAGGTGATTTAGACAATGGTCGACATTGGGTACAGTGGCAAGACCCATTCCCAAAACCTTCTTACCTGTTTGCACTTGTTGCCGGTGACTTCGATGTACTGCGTGATAAATTCAAAACCATGAGCGGTCGTGATGTTGAGTTAGAAATATTCGTTGATAAAGGTAATCTTGATCGTGCAGATTACGCGATGGCTTCACTTATCAATTCAATGAAGTGGGACGAAGAACGTTTCGGCTTAGAATATGATCTTGATATCTACATGATTGTTGCTGTTGATTTCTTCAACATGGGCGCAATGGAGAACAAAGGCTTAAACGTCTTTAACTCTAAGTTTGTTTTAGCCAATTCAAAAACAGCAACTGATACTGACTATCAAGGTATTGAAGCGGTAATCGGTCATGAGTATTTCCACAACTGGACGGGTAACCGTGTTACTTGTCGTGACTGGTTCCAGTTAAGTTTAAAAGAAGGGCTAACGGTTTTCCGCGATCAAGAATTCTCTTCTGATCTTGGTTCTCGAGCAGTTAATCGCATTCAAAATGTTCGTATTATGCGTGGTCCTCAATTTGCTGAAGATCGTGGCCCTATGTCTCATCCAATTCGCCCTGAAAAAGTGATTGAGATGAATAACTTTTATACGTTAACAGTGTATGAGAAAGGCAGTGAAGTCATTCGTATGATGCATACTTTATTGGGTGAAGAGAAATTCCAAGCAGGTATCAAACTGTACTTTGAGCGTCATGATGGTACAGCGGCAACATGTGATGATTTTGCACAAGCAATGGAAGATGCATCGGGTGTTGATCTTACTCTGTTCCGTCGCTGGTACAGCCAAGCGGGTACACCTGTAGTAACGGTTACAACCGATTATAACGCAGAACAGAAACGTTACCTTGTCACTATTGAGCAAAATACAGCCCCGACAGCTGGCCAAGACGATAAACTTCCGCTTCATATCCCAATGGACATCGAATTATATGACAGCGTAGGTCATGTTATCGCCTTAGAGTGCAATGGCGAGCCAATTCATCACGTACTTAACGTGACTGAAGCTAAACAAGTTTTTGAATTCGATAATGTAAATGAAAAACCTGTTATTTCATTATTCCGTGAATTTTCTGCGCCCGTTGTATTGGAATACGGTTATTCTGATGAAGAGTTAGTGTTCTTGATGGTGCATGCGCGTAACGAGTTTGCACGTTGGGATGCGGGTCAAATGCTACTTGCTAAGTACATTCGTACAAATATTGCCAATGTGCAGCAGGGTAAAGACGTTGAACTTCCTGAATCGGTAATTGATGCTTTCCGTGGTGCGCTATTGGATGAAAATCTGGATCCTGCATTCATTGCCGAAATGCTGGCATTACCAAGTGAAAATGAAATTGCAGGTTGGTATAAGATCGTTGATGTTGATGCGATCAATGCGGTTGCGGGCAAGATCTCTGCGATCTTAGCTTATGCACTAGAAGATGAACTTACTGCCATTTATCGCTCTCTTTCTCAAGGCGAGTATAATTTAGCTCATGAAGCAATGGCTAAACGCGCACTGCGTAACCGTTGCCTTTCTTATCTTGCTCATACTGAAGAAGGTAATAAGTTAGTTGCAGAGCAATATGTGTCTTCAGATAATATGACAGATACAATGGCATCAATGGCTGCTGCAAATAATGCAGAATTACCATGCCGTGCAGAGCAAATGACAGACTTCAGTGATAAATGGACACATGATGGCTTGGTAATGGATAAGTGGTTCATGTTGCAAGGTGCAAACCCTGCGGCAGATTCACTGGCTAATGTGCGTAAAACAATGTCTCATCCAGCATTTGATTTGAAAAACCCGAATCGAACCCGTAACTTGGTTGCAAGCTTTTGTGCTAATAACCCAGTTCGCTTCCATGCAAAGGATGGTTCAGGTTATGCGTTCTTGACCGAGATTCTAACGGCACTGAACGCAAGTAACCCACAGGTTGCTTCACGCTTGATTGAACCATTCTTGAAGTACCGTGTATATGATGAACAGCGTCAGGCATTAATGCGAGCAGAATTAGAAAAATTAGCGAAGCTTGAAAACCTCGCTAACGATCTATTCGAAAAAGTGCAGAAGGCGTTGGATCAATAGTATTTGATTTAGCAGCCTAATAAGGGCCTCTAACGAAGAGGCTCTTATTTTATGATCATCTACTTATCCAGATTGTATGATCCTTTGTGTTTCTTTCTTTTATTTTTGTATGGTGCCATGACGACGTATACATTTTCGATGAACATTAGCTACCAGTCTTATCTTAACCATTATTCTGGTGCAGCTAGCACGGTACTGGTCGTAACAGATAGCGGACTTAAACTTCAACTGCCAGCCTCGCGCTTTCGTCCATTCTTGAGCCAATTAGGTGTAAGAGGGCGTTTTAGAATTGTAGTGAACACACAAAATAAATTTGAAAAGATAGAACAGATCTAAATTTAGCATTATTCATTGCCAGTTTCATAACATCAAATTATTAACATCTTAATAAGTATTCACCCATTGTGATTGTCTATTTATTTATGTCATGTAGCGGTTTCCCTAGTAAAATTTATTCTCGCCATTAGAAAAATTGACATATGAAATAATTGGTTAGACCAATGACTAAGGTAAAAGAAGTGGCTTACTGCTTATATGCATTCAGCTAGATAGAACCGCCAGTCAAAATCTTAACCTTAGTCACATATTCGATTTTTTCTTCTCTTTATAGAGTGATTAACGTAACCATTTCGCAACAAAACCCCCTACAATAGCTATCACGCTAAAGCGTTCAAACCCCTATACTGAACTATAAACATAATAATGATGGAGCAATTGCTATGACCGCACCCGATCCGATAGTGCCGGTACTGCTTGAGAAGGTATATGGCTTAATCCAGAATAAGATTGAAGCCCCTCAGCAGTCATTAGTGGATGTTTTTGCTCAACGATTGTTAGGGCAACTGGCTGATGATGATCTGCTTCAACGAAATGAATCTGATTTATATGGTGCTGTACTTAGCTTATGGCACCATTTGATGCAAAACAAACCTGAACAAAGCTCTGTTCGAGTATACAACCCAACACTTAGTCGATATGGATGGCAGTCAACACATACTGTGGTTGAAATTGTAACGCCTGATTATCCGTTCCTTGTTGATTCAGTGCGAATGACATTGAACCGTCTAGATATTACTAGCCACCTTATGCTCAATGGTCCGTACTTCTTCAAGCGTGATGAAGACGGTAATATTGTAGAAGCATGTGGAAA is drawn from Photobacterium profundum SS9 and contains these coding sequences:
- the ptsG gene encoding PTS glucose transporter subunit IIBC; this translates as MNIFSTMQKMGRSLMLPVACMPAAGILLGIGGNSEVAKFLPDIVAQIMTEAGLGVFANMALLFAIGVALGFTKNDGVAALAATLGYLTMTRVLGVVAEGTDTGVFGGVIMGLVAAQLFNKYHDIKLPTYLGFFGGKRFVPIVTSLAACVVAAALALIWQPIGAGIAAFSEWAAYQSPEVAFGIYGIVERSLIPFGLHHIWNAPFFYEVGEFTTAAGEVVKGEIPRYLAGDPTAGNLAGGYMFKMFGLPAACLAMYVTAKKENKLMVASILGSAALTSFLTGITEPIEFAFLFVAPVLYVAHALLAGSAFVVMILLGIKHGTTFSHGLFDFTLLFGQSTNGWLLPVIGLVYAVIYFLVFVTLIKALDLKTPGREDKEEMSVAVNTSKDGLAQDIAMAFGGKENIKDLEACITRLRVTVFDSSKVDIPRLKALGAAGVFAKGDNYQAVFGTHSEIIKGQIEVLA
- the pncB gene encoding nicotinate phosphoribosyltransferase, with product MNHTKLIGIIDSLLDTDAYKLHMQQAIYHQYPHVEAVAEFHCRSKEDLRPYAKAIQAQIQHISTLSFAQEELDYLASLSFFKKDYLTYLKDFSLNSEQVTVDGSGDQLSIKIKGKWIDIILWEVPLLAIICEIRSSICYPHSTADDAIAQLKTKIERFYLNAKTVDSATQTATDLSQFDLIDFGSRRRFSKDVHHKVVDYLAANVPEFKGTSNYHLARTRNLTPFGTQAHEWFQAHQQLTGELADSQQLALNRWLQEYPDSLGIALTDCINTDAFLRDFNSELSERFVGLRHDSGDPITWGEKAIKHYESLDIDLRTKSLIFSDSLTLDKALNIYKHFASRINVSFGIGTQLTCDLPGVETLNVVLKLTQCEGRPVAKISDEPGKIMCRDEDYLTQLRQAFKIAN
- the pepN gene encoding aminopeptidase N; protein product: MSELSTQTASPKAKYRADYIKPDYTITDIDFEFDLYDTATHIVAVSKVVRQVETDAALVLNGDGLELVRVEVNGTAWSDYDVSESSLTLRSLPASFDLTIETLVNPEANTLLEGLYKSGGGFCTQCEAEGFRRITFYLDRPDVLARFTTKVIADKTSFPYLLSNGNRVAEGDLDNGRHWVQWQDPFPKPSYLFALVAGDFDVLRDKFKTMSGRDVELEIFVDKGNLDRADYAMASLINSMKWDEERFGLEYDLDIYMIVAVDFFNMGAMENKGLNVFNSKFVLANSKTATDTDYQGIEAVIGHEYFHNWTGNRVTCRDWFQLSLKEGLTVFRDQEFSSDLGSRAVNRIQNVRIMRGPQFAEDRGPMSHPIRPEKVIEMNNFYTLTVYEKGSEVIRMMHTLLGEEKFQAGIKLYFERHDGTAATCDDFAQAMEDASGVDLTLFRRWYSQAGTPVVTVTTDYNAEQKRYLVTIEQNTAPTAGQDDKLPLHIPMDIELYDSVGHVIALECNGEPIHHVLNVTEAKQVFEFDNVNEKPVISLFREFSAPVVLEYGYSDEELVFLMVHARNEFARWDAGQMLLAKYIRTNIANVQQGKDVELPESVIDAFRGALLDENLDPAFIAEMLALPSENEIAGWYKIVDVDAINAVAGKISAILAYALEDELTAIYRSLSQGEYNLAHEAMAKRALRNRCLSYLAHTEEGNKLVAEQYVSSDNMTDTMASMAAANNAELPCRAEQMTDFSDKWTHDGLVMDKWFMLQGANPAADSLANVRKTMSHPAFDLKNPNRTRNLVASFCANNPVRFHAKDGSGYAFLTEILTALNASNPQVASRLIEPFLKYRVYDEQRQALMRAELEKLAKLENLANDLFEKVQKALDQ
- a CDS encoding DUF2835 domain-containing protein: MTTYTFSMNISYQSYLNHYSGAASTVLVVTDSGLKLQLPASRFRPFLSQLGVRGRFRIVVNTQNKFEKIEQI